One stretch of Pigmentiphaga aceris DNA includes these proteins:
- the glnL gene encoding nitrogen regulation protein NR(II): protein MNAFISRARETPPVPDLMALELLASAVLVLDAKGIIRFANAAAEDLFEISVRQLVGVHASSLFGHGEELQRSLAEAMTNQFAAKRQLMDIERAGRDPVQVSLTVVAIHGQPWPVLLELREIEQQLKVDREERLLDQAQANRELLRNLAHEIKNPLGGLRGAAQLLEAELPDPSLKEYTQVIIQEADRLQTLVDRLLAPHRAPHIVGDVNIHEVCERVRSLVLAEHPRGLKIIRDYDISLPEFRGDKVQLIQAMLNIVRNAAQALKPQIKEGDAQITIQTRVTRQVTLAKRRYKLALELHVSDNGPGVPPEIRDRIFHPLVSGREGGSGLGLTLAQTFVQQHEGLIECESRPGCTVFRILLPLL from the coding sequence ATGAATGCTTTTATTTCACGTGCGCGCGAGACCCCGCCAGTGCCGGATCTGATGGCGCTGGAACTGCTGGCAAGCGCAGTGCTGGTTCTCGACGCGAAGGGGATCATCAGATTTGCCAACGCGGCTGCTGAAGATTTGTTCGAAATATCCGTGCGCCAGTTGGTTGGCGTGCATGCAAGTTCCTTGTTCGGCCACGGCGAAGAGTTGCAACGCTCGCTGGCCGAGGCGATGACCAATCAGTTCGCGGCCAAGCGCCAATTGATGGACATCGAGCGTGCCGGACGTGATCCGGTGCAAGTCAGCCTGACCGTGGTGGCGATTCACGGCCAGCCCTGGCCGGTGTTGCTTGAGCTGCGAGAGATCGAGCAGCAACTGAAAGTCGATCGCGAAGAACGCCTGCTGGATCAGGCGCAAGCCAATCGCGAACTGCTGCGCAATCTGGCGCACGAGATCAAGAATCCGCTGGGTGGCCTGCGTGGTGCCGCCCAGTTGCTGGAAGCCGAGCTGCCCGATCCTTCGCTGAAGGAATACACCCAAGTCATCATTCAGGAAGCAGATCGCCTGCAAACCCTGGTTGATCGTCTGCTGGCTCCGCACCGTGCGCCGCACATCGTTGGCGACGTGAACATTCATGAAGTCTGCGAGCGCGTGCGTTCCCTGGTGCTGGCCGAACACCCGCGTGGCCTGAAGATCATTCGGGACTACGACATTTCATTGCCCGAATTCCGCGGCGACAAAGTTCAGCTGATCCAAGCCATGCTGAACATCGTGCGCAATGCTGCCCAAGCCTTGAAACCGCAGATCAAGGAGGGCGATGCGCAGATCACCATCCAGACACGTGTCACCCGTCAAGTCACGCTGGCAAAGCGACGCTACAAGCTGGCACTGGAATTGCATGTGTCGGACAACGGACCCGGCGTTCCGCCGGAAATCCGTGACCGCATCTTCCATCCGCTGGTATCGGGACGGGAGGGGGGCAGCGGCCTGGGGCTGACACTGGCACAGACCTTTGTGCAGCAGCACGAAGGACTTATCGAGTGTGAGAGTCGCCCTGGGTGCACGGTCTTCCGCATCTTGCTGCCCCTGCTTTGA